The window cactgggattacaggcatgggccactgggGCTGGCTACAAACTCTTTTTAGAATATCTTAAaacatcttggggctggggttatggctcagtggtagggcacttgcctcgcatgtgcaaggccctgggttcaatcctcagcaccacataaaaataaacaaataaaataaaaagttataaaataaaataaaaaatcttgacTCTGCCATGCTTCAACTTATATGCTGCTGTTTTCCAATATTTTGGTACTTTCTTTAAATGTTACAAATTGAAAaccactatattttaaaaattaattaattatttttgctatactggggattgaactagagGCAGcctactattgagctatatccccagccctttttattttttattttaaaagacagggtcttcttaagttgctggggctggccttgaacttttgatccttctccctcagcctcctgaagtgttgggattacaagtatgcaccttTGAGCCTGgcttataattattttctataggTAATGTTTGCttaaattcaacttttttttttttagagagagagagagagagagagagaattttttaatatttattttttagttttcggcggacacaacatctttgttggtatgtggtgctgaggatcgaacccggactgcatgcatgccaggcgagcgcactaccacttgagtcacatccccagcccttaaattcaacttttttaaaatcaatttttcacCATTCTTTCCTGCATTTCAGACTTGCCTTCCTTATTCTCAAAGTATATCTTTTAGAAGTTCCCTTATAATTTATAGATCTGATagtaaatttgtgtgtgtatgtgtgtgtgtgtatgagagagagatagagatagatagatagatagatagatagatgatagatagatagatagatagatagatatgggggtgctagggattgaatctggggtctcatgcatgctaaaaaGTGCTCTAACAGGGAGCTAATGACCTTCAGTCCAacctttccatttttgttttcctgtaaTTGTCTTTGTTCTTGAAAGGATGACAGTGAAACTTTTTCTTTGCTTGATTTTAAGCTGGTGTTCTATAGTTTCACTGCAAGGCATCTGACTGTGGAATCTCTTTTCTGGGATTTGTTCATTTCATTAGCTCTGGAAAATCCTAAGCCTATTTCTTGTTAGATAATGCTTAttctcccctttttttccccccccctctcctcttcctttctgggACTCTGATTAGATGAGTGTGGGaccttctcattttaaaatttttttttaattctaatttgttatatatgatagcagaatgcattacaattcatattatgtatatagaacacaatttttcatatctatgcttgtacacaaagtatattcataccatttgtgtcttcttcatatatgtacctagggtagtgatgtccatctcatttcaccatcttttttttttaacccccgagaccttctcattttttctttcatattgcttaatgttttgttcatattttccatctctttgcCTTTCTGTACTGCATTCTGGGAAATTTCATTCATCCTATCTTTCATCTCACTGAAACTTTTCAAGGATGTTTAATCTCATCTCTAACCTATCCACTAAGTTTTGGGTTTTACTAAAacatttttcagttctaaaatttctaCGCATCTGTACATTTATTTGCTcaattttaagaatgttttcttgttgattttacttcaaaaatgaaaaatattggtattctTTGTTAATTTCATTATCTGAAAACTTTGGTAGTTAAGTCTGCCATTTGTTGTTACTGCTGATTCTGTAATATGGtggatttctcttttccttgtcgtacagggattgagcctagggccttgtgcacattaggcaaacactctatcactgagctataccagcTGTTTGTTTTCCTATATTTCTTATTGTGAGCTTGTGTCTGGCCTTACTCTGAAGGATGCCTGGAAACCTACATTGAGGATGTTTTTTACCACAGAAGATATAGattactcgtgtgtgtgtgtgtgtgtgtgtgtgtgtgtatgtgtgtgtgtaggaggtgGCAAGGAGCAAGAGATATTAACCTTCTTTTTCAGTTGGAAATTAACAGATTTAGTTTCTCCACCTCTCTGCTATTTTAACGTTTAAAACTCCAGATTATAATGCCAATATTGGCATTTGCCCTCAGGGCAATGCTTGTCCTCTGTCCATTTTCTGCatcaagtatatatttattttgttgttagtATATTTACTATTCACCCCCGTAAGAgtccaaaacaaaataagaattaattCTAATGCAAGACTTAGTTGTTTTGAAGCAGGAGGGGACATCAGATCATCAACCACACTGCCAGACACAGAagcctttccttcatttttactCCCATGGTAATCTGATTCACTTCTCTCTCTGCACTAAAGCTGTCTGGCCAGGTTACCAATAGTTACTATTTCTGAGAGATCCCTTTCTGTGTTAACAGCATTTCACACTGACCGTTGTCTAATAATTCAGTGTTTATTGGTGTCTTCTTaagatttttcctcctttctggcTATAAATCTCTGTCTTCTTTTATGATTCTTGAATATTGATATTCACCAATGTCCTTGGCCATTTTCTCACTCTTCTTGGGCAAACTCATCCACTCCTATTACTCAGCTACCATTTATATGATGAAAACTTTGAGCTCTCTCTGTAGCCCAGGCCTCTTTCCTTTGCTTCAGGCAAGTACTATGTATCTAATTACCTACCAGGTATCTTTTCCTGGATGATCTCAAGTATTTGTGTCCCAAAATGAATTCCAAGTCCCCAGTCTGATATTCCAAACCACATTTTGGTAGCACTACCTTTCCTCTAGCTGCCAGAGCCCAAAATCCAGGAGTCATCCTAAACTCTCCGGCTTTATATTAAGGTAATCACTAAGATCTGTCAATCTACTTCTTAAAATTCCTTCTTATGGAGAGTGAAAATGTAGGCAGGTACTCTCATATTTTGCTTGAGggaatataaattattacatCCCTTATTTTAGCAATTTGAGGCatatatcaaaaatttaaaaaatgtgtatgtcCTTTCTTCAAATGGTTTCACATATtggaatttatcctaaggaaatagtTGAAGATGTGTACAAAGATATAAGTAGAAGACTGATTATACTggcaatattttataaataatctaaatttCTGATAAGATTCCTCAAATACATTATGGCACATTTGTACAAAGAATTCTGTCATCAATAaaattacattgtatttttttaattaaaaattttttaatggttgatagatctttattttatttatttgtttatatgtggtgctgaggatcaaacccagtgcctcacacatgtcaggcaagtgcgcaatcgctgagctccagccccagcccctgcaaagtatttttgaaacaggaaaaTATCCCTATATCAGGCTATTTGAAAAATgcaagatttaaaatattagtaCAACATGAtgccatttttgtaaaaaaattaccTCCTAAAAGggcatttaataatatattaatagtgGTTATTTTGGACAGTGGGATTAtggatcagggattgaactcaagggagctcaatccctgagccacatccccagccctttttaatttttttttttttttttgagacaggctcttgttcagttgcttaggacctcaataagtttgctgaggctagctttgaactttcatCTTTCTGctacagcctcctgagctgctgagattacagacgtgcaccactaTACTTGGGGCTGGATCATTTTTCTTATGATTCTGAGTTATTCCCATTTTCTGCATtgagcataaatattttttaaaaaatatttttttagttgtagatggacataataccttttattttatttatttatttttatgtgatgctgaggatcggacccagggtctcgcacatgctagcgctctaccactgagctacgactcCAGCCCTgagcatatatttattttgttgttagatgaaatatattatttaaaaattttccaattaaaaaatcactttttagggctggggatgtggctcaagcggtagcgcgctcgcctggcatgcatgcgacccgggttcgatcctcagcaccacataccaacaaagatgttgtgtctgccgagaactaaaaattaaatattaaaaaaattctctctctctctctctctctctctctctctctctctctctcctctctcactctctctttaaaaaaaaaaaaaaaaaaaaatcactttttaaaaaattgttgcagttttttgttgttattttttacccacatccttcatcttcctttttgtttgtagtactgtggatcaaacccaggaccttgtgtgtgctaggcaagtgctgggAGATATATCCACccagcctttatttattatttattattaatttgaactgtgatcctcccacctcagcctctagagtagctgAGGTTATAGATATGtcccactatgcctggctcttctttcttttcacttctcaCTGGCCTTCATGTCCTCAGTCCCAACCTGTCTAATTCTGTGACACTGTGGCTGCAGTGCCTTAAATCACAATTCAGCTATGATACTCTCAAACTCAGGAACCTGGAGCCTTTGTCCATGTTCCTCAACATAATCTAAGGGCCCTTTTTGGTCTGCAGCCTATGATCTCTCTCCTTCTGCTCTAACAGCTTCAGTTCCAGGTAGGGCCCTTAGGCTGCCTTTTCTCAAAACTCTTCTGTAGGAAGAGTCACTCAGCAGACTCCAGGACCTGGGAGTGCTTATCCCTTCCTGGAATTCCAGTCAGCACTTGCTCTACATGGCCCACATATAGCAACCTGACTTTGCTTACCTGTTTGCCGAGAGCTCCTTAAAGGCAAGGGCTGGCCCTTCCTTTTTGTATGTATCCCTAGAGCCTACACAAGAAAATACTCAGCAAAGTTTTGTTGAAAGGTACACGTGGCCAGTTACAGAGTTACAGTTAGACTCCCAGATTTCTTCTCCCTTTGGTGAAAGCTACATAGACCCACTTGGCTGCTCATCttcaaacacagacacacacaaagagaTGGTGATAAACGTGCATTAAGACATGCCTATAGGATATTTTCTGGCCTATCCTACAGGCAACCACTGGCCTTTATACTTTCTGATCACTCTGGTAGAACTTTCAGTTCTTCTATTCTTTCAGCTCTTCACAAGCctatttctttctcatcttttcatACTCAGCTCAATGTCACCTTGAGAGAAAGAGATCTAGGctagggctgtaactcagtggtagagcactcagcactgtaaaatggaaagaaagagatcTTCCATGACCTACccactcctttctattttcatacccTGTTTATTTACTTTATAGCATTTCTGACAATTTATAAAACTcttattatctctctctttctacctCCTATCCTGGTATAGATCCATGAAGGTAAGATCTTACACTTTTTTTACATACCATTGTACATTTTGTGCCtagacaaatgaataaatgacacaTATGCACAAAGCTATAAATAATTACAAACACATAGTGACAGCCACACTTTGCCAGTCATCCAGACACACATGGCCATATACTCTGGCCTACTCCTCCCCAAACCTCCACTTACCCGGGTCACAAATTTGTTGGCCTCCCAGGCCCACAGAGGTGGGTCCTTATAGACCTCCTTGATGGAGGTGGGAGCCCTGTAGGAGTCACTGTAGGTGCTGATGGGGGTCTTGGTCTTACGGGAGAAGAGGAACATGGTGAGTTCTTAGGGATGCTGTGGTGGGCTCTACCTATCAAGGACTCCTGGTAGACATCAGTGACCACCCCTCCCACTAGATAGCCCACACCTCCAGCCTGGCAGGTGCCCCTAGCTACTGTGACCCCCTCCTATAGAGGATCTCTCAGCTTTCCTCCCACACAACCTTCCTGCTCCTACTCCACTCTGCTCTTCTCTCCAGGATGGGCACTGCCCATTATGATATCACTTGACCCAGTCCCCTCCCTGGGGAGAGTCTAATTTcctccccactcccagccccttcctgcctAGAGCCCCTCAAAAGAGTACAATTTCCAAAAGTTCAGAGAGCCCCTGGAGAGAAATAGAGGTTCTGAGGGTTCGTGACTCACCTAGGGTCACACAGCAGGTCAGTGGTACTCCCAGGAACCCATAAGTGGAGGTAGAATGACATGTGCATCCAGAGGGTCAGTTCTTGTCCCTTCCCAGCCCACTTGCCCCTAGCCCACACCCCAGGTAgggagctgaggctggcttgttTGATGCTTTTAATATCATTATTTGTGTTACACGATACACAACCAAGGATGATGGTCAATACTGCaatggaaatgttaaaaaaaatattatacacgGCTCATGTCTTCCACACACCTTCCTGGAAATAAATTAGTGAGCGCGGAGAAACCTGGCTGGGTGAAAGCCACAGCCAAGGGTAGGGGGAGTGTTAAGGCAGTATCTACaagggggcaggaggcaggggcaAGCTAAGGCCTTGGTTCTTCCCCTTCAACCTCCCAGACAGGGAAGGAGGGAACCATGCACTCTCCTTAGATGTAGAAGCTGCTGGCTGCCAGCTTCCTATCTCTCCCTGCCACATGTACACTGCCTCAGTTGGAAGTCCTTGCCTGCCAGAAAAGTAATATGTCCTGTGGGGACGGAGCTTTCCTCAGGGCCACAGAGATTGAACAATGGGCCAGAGTCATACAGTAAGTCAGCAGCAAAGGCAGCAGTCTATAAAAGAGGAGGTACCCATGTTCTAGAAAGGTGAGTCAAGGAGCCCAGGGTGGTGGTAGTGGGAGGCCTGGCTCTGGATCCCAGATGACAGGGAGTGGGGATGCTGATCAGGGTGGGAGAAGAGCTTGAGATGGGGGCCAATGTGGGCTTTGTGGGCCTTACAAATCCCTATTCTGTCCTCCCTTTGGCATTTCCTCATTATATAACTAGAGGACATAAGGGTAGATTGGAGGTGAGGAGAGCATAGAGTTGCACCCCAACAATTTGAACCTGGCAGCTCCTGGGTGTGATGCAGGGAGAGATGCTACCCTTCCTAAGCCAGCAGCCTCACTCTTTCCTCTCACCATCTGCCCCTTTCAGTTCCCACATCCCAGGACTGTTGTCCAGAGGGCAGCATGTGAGTGATATCCATGACAGTGGATACACCAGCATGTGTGGAGTGTCAGATGTCAGCACAAGAGCACAGGGAAAAGTATTCCTTGAACCTGTGGGAAATTTGTGGGGCATAGGTCCAAGCAGTCTGAGGCCAtctgtgctttcatttttctttgcatgGGGGCAGGTCCATATTGCCCAGCCCAAGGGAGAGCCCTGTTcacctccttctctcctttttctttctttttctctttctttctttctttctgtctccctccctccctccttctctctctctctctctctctctctcactgtcactctctctcctttttttttcttttttggcagagctgaggattaaacccagggcctcatgcttgctaggcaagcactctaccactgagcgacatccccagccccaacctcctTTCTCTTGATCTTCATCCTCAGCTGTCCTGCCCCCAGCCTCCAACCCAGCAATAGCAGCAAAAGCAGCAATATACATTCTGATCCCCAGACATCCCAAACAGTTACACACAAAATAAACACCTCCATGCACAtacacaatctctctctctctctctctctctctctctctctctcacacacacacacacacacacacacacacacacatacacacttcttTCCAGATTCACATATACTTCCCCTTTCTGCAGAGACACACTTAGGGAGGCCCCCCCTGAGTGCACTCAAAGACACACAGAAATCTCCTCATACTCTTCCACAGAAATTCCTATGAAAAAATTCCTTCAGGTGTGAAGGAACCTTAAGAATAATTGcagctgctttttatttttcatttggggaaaatgaagCCCAGAGAAAACATGTGGCTTGCTGTAAGACAGTACATGAAGAGAGTGTCAGAACCCAGGCTTTTGATACCCAGGCCAGAATCTCAAGTCAACTGCATGGCTGAGCAGGCTCCCACACTGTAAAAAAACCACAGTCACTTCCCCACTGTGGACACTACATATATGACAGGAACAGAATCCTGGAGAGGCAGGTCCTACATGagatgcgcgcacacacacattctgCCAAGCGCTCCCTATCATGTACATGCAGCTGCTCAGCTGCTATATCCTCCTAAGCTTGCTCCTTGAAGAGTTTTACTGGGAACCAGACTCTCAGACCTTGGGCTGGGGTGGGTTGGGAATGGGGACTGGAGGCCAGCCTTACCCTGCTTCCAACCTGAGACCAGTGTTATTGGTGAAGAGAACAGGGAAGGCAGAGAGATAGATGTATTGGTTAGGGGCATGAGGACAGGTCATACCACGcctggagaaaaaggaaaggggtgAATGGGAGGAAGAGGCAAAAGAAGGCAGTGATCTGATGAGAGGGGGACAATATCTCCTTGGACAACTTTATCAGACTTCCCATCTAGAGAAGAAGGGAAAACACAACAAGGTACACTGGCTTACAGGAGTCATATAGAGAGGGCTCCCAGGTTCTGGGACCCACCCCCATTGCCTtgggtctttctttcttccaactTGTTTGCTGGTCAGTCTGGGTCTGGGGGATTCATGGCTTTGCTGAGGTGGGGTCAAGCCCTGGCTTTGTGATCCCTCTCCCAGCTCATACTGCTGGCCTCCCTGCCttccaggtctccccacctccagACTGTGGCTTTGGAGAGGGGAACAGGGTGCTGGGGGAGGTCCCTCAAGCAACTGAACAAGAAACCCCCACCCCTCTTCAGCCCCTGGGGTAGAGAGAGACCCGGTTTTGGTTTCTCCGGCTCCATGAACACACAGAGGTACACGTCCTACCATAGGAGGAAGCAATGACTGTTACGAGGTTGGCGGCTGTAAGGGATGTAGGGCCAGGGGCACGACGACGAGCTAGGGAGGGATCAGCCCCTGCCTGGTCCAACCTGGCCCGTGTTGGCGCCTCCCCTTGCAGCCGCAGCGGCCCCGCCCGCTACTGAATGTGGCAGGCGGTGGAGGATGTGGCCTGGCAGCACATGCAGGTGGGGTTCACGGACTTGGGGGGGATGAGGTCTAGGTCTTCGTCGTCGGGGATCTCATCTAACCGATAGCCATCCTTCAGCAGCTGGATGTTCAAATCTTGGTTGATCTGCTgtaggcaaaggggagggaggtcaGGCTCTGGTCGGTGGGAAGGCCCTGCACCCACTAGGGCAGTCACTCCACTGCAACCACCCAACCCATCCCAGGCCTCTCCAAAAGTCCAGGCACTTCCCTTTATAGAACCCACCCCAGCTCTGGCCTCACTTCCTTCGGTGCACATTTTCCACACATCTCTACAGATCCCTACTCACTCCAAAGACTACTGCTCACATCTAGCCGTTCTTCTGTTAGGGTTTTGCTCAATTTCAGGTCTACTTCTATAAGGTGTCCCATATATTTCACACTCCATTCTATTTAAGAGCCCTGCTCCAATAACCCTGGCCCCTAATCATAGGCTTCCTGCAGTTGAAGCTAATGATTCATATGCTATCCTATCTAGCCCCAGCTCCACGCGGAGCTCTGTCCCCACAGGGCTCTGCCCAGCTGTGCCTATTCCTCTTCTCCAGGTGCTTTGGCTTTGGCCTCACCCTGGGCTGCTTGATAGAGGTGGTCCTGCTCAGGTGTGTCTAGGGCGGCAAGGGGTGGGGCCTCACCTCAGCAGAGGAGTAGCCAGATGAGGAGTATCTGGACATGTCAAAGTCATCATCGCTAGCCGTGGAGAAGAGAGggcagagaagaaatgattccaagaaattaaatagaaaactcCCTGCACCCCCACTTCCATCGGTCAATACCACACCCAGCCCCATGACACCAAATGTCAAGTTCTAAATAAAATCTATGCATGCTGTGTAAATTCaggttttaaaatgaagattccccagccccacctttctaaataaattatttggaaataagttaTTTCTTCCAAACAGAACTGCTACTCCCTTCACTGCATCCCTAtccccacctcctgcccccaTTAGGCTCAAATCAACCCCACTTGTTGGATTCTCCCAAACTCTAGGTCTAGCCAGATGTTTTCTGAGGAGTAGGGCTCTTCCCTTACAAAGAGTGGGTCATTAAGCATCCATCCTACTTCCCAGATTCAACAACAGGGCCCACCAAAGAGTAGCCAGCTGTTCCAGGATAGCAGAACACTGTGCTggtcctcctttcctctctctcttcccaccctCTTTCTTCTAAAAAATTACATGCCCTGAGGAATTCACCCTTGCAGAGCTCCTAATTGAGGAATACACCAATTCTAGCAATATAGCAGGTGTGACCTGTATGTGCTCACACAGGTTCATATGGCTTGCCTGGCTGTCCCAAGACCGTGTACACACCTGTCCGTGTCTAGAGCTACCAGTGGCTTCTCATCTGGGCTCTGGTCAAGCGAGGAGTAGCCTTTATTGGGGACGACCAGCCTGGGTGAAAAATTTTGGAGTTGGAATGGAGACTGGAACACAAACCTGGCAGGGGACTGGGCTGAGCCTTGTTTCAttcactccctcccttccctcttccctccctccctccctgccttagACCCCCACCCTAGgacagaggaaagaggaagagactcaGGACCAGCAGAGATATGTGCTGGCTAGCAGCGTCCAGCTGGGGTAGAGAGGTCTCTACCTCGTCCGGGCCATGACATTGTTCTTCTTGGGTTGTTGGTTGACAGGGCTGCCCATGCTGCCATTCTTCAGAGAGCCCTTCCGGGCCAGCTCCCGCTGCTTCTCTGCAAGGGAATATGGGAAGGAAGCTGTGTCCTGCCCCAGGTAACCCTATTTTACCACTTGGGGCAGACAGGGCCCTGCCTCCATTGTGAAAGCCCTTGGTCCTCCATGAACTGAGGTAGGAATCCTAACTCCAGGCTTCTGCTACTCAGTAGAGATGGTACTTGTCCCTGCATAACTTGAGGTAGATAGTAGGAGGCAAAAGGAGAAGGCTGAGCCTTGCCTTGAAGGAGCCACAGCTCCCATATCAGGTAGTCAGTGTGTGCTTGATGCCAAGGAAAAGCTGGAGAGAAAGAGATGATCACAGGATGGAGCAATCAGGGAGGGCTGCCTGTGGGTGACATTATGAGTTGGACAAAGAAGGGCACTCTAGGAAGGAGGGAATCATAtacaaaaatgcatttagaaGAGAACTTAAGTATGCATCTGGATAGATCTAGAAGGGTGAAGAGGGAGAGAGGTAAGTTTGGGAAAGGAGCCACTTATTGAAAAACTCCTAACATTGGAGTTACTAATCATGTGTCAAGTCTTGTGCTAAGAAGCTAGAGACCCCCTCTGTTTACAAACTCAGAACATGAAGGCCTTGAATGTTACACTGAAGAGTTTGGAATTAatgcagaaagaaaaagggagccACTGAAGGTTTTAGagtggaagaaacagaaaagggcAGGCAGGGTAGAGGTCATGAGGCTAAGGGAGCCCATTTTGCTATACTGCCTAAGCAATGCTCCTGACTCCCACCAGTCTCTGAGTTCTCTTAGGGTCCAGAGCTTACCAGGCTCATGGGACTGGCCATCAGGTGACCCACTGCTTGGTATATGATAACTGTTACCATTAGTAGCTAGCCGCCTGGGTCCTGGAAAAGCCCGTCTACTCTTTTCTACTCATCTCAAGTAAAGTCTAGATTTAGGAAAACAGCCTGTTTAGTGAAAAAGACACTAGGGAAGTTGTCTCATAAAATAACTGCATGCTCCAGAGTGTAAGAATGGAAGGGTCTTTATAgctatttcactttatttatgaTGTTGTGGAATGAGCATAGGGGAGCTTTACCACCAAGGTACATTCttagccctttaaaaattttttttttttttttaatttggagacagggtcttactaaattgcttagggcctcctaagttactgaggctggccttgaacttgtaatcctcctgccttagcctttcaAGTTGTCAGGCCTGGCTGTGATTCACTTTAAAATATCCCCTAACCTCCATGTCtctaaatttctcattttatattctctgacttttttttttttttcaccactgCTT is drawn from Urocitellus parryii isolate mUroPar1 chromosome 4, mUroPar1.hap1, whole genome shotgun sequence and contains these coding sequences:
- the Fam219a gene encoding protein FAM219A isoform X5, which codes for MMEEIDRFQVPTAHSEMQPLDPAAASISDGDCDAREEKQRELARKGSLKNGSMGSPVNQQPKKNNVMARTRLVVPNKGYSSLDQSPDEKPLVALDTDSDDDFDMSRYSSSGYSSAEINQDLNIQLLKDGYRLDEIPDDEDLDLIPPKSVNPTCMCCQATSSTACHIQ
- the Fam219a gene encoding protein FAM219A isoform X4; translation: MMEEIDRFQVPTAHSEMQPLDPAAASISDGDCDAREEKQRELARKGSLKNGSMGSPVNQQPKKNNVMARTRLVVPNKGYSSLDQSPDEKPLVALDTDSDDDFDMSRYSSSGYSSAEQINQDLNIQLLKDGYRLDEIPDDEDLDLIPPKSVNPTCMCCQATSSTACHIQ
- the Fam219a gene encoding protein FAM219A isoform X3, whose amino-acid sequence is MMEEIDRFQDPAAASISDGDCDAREGESVAMNYKPSPLQVKLEKQRELARKGSLKNGSMGSPVNQQPKKNNVMARTRLVVPNKGYSSLDQSPDEKPLVALDTDSDDDFDMSRYSSSGYSSAEQINQDLNIQLLKDGYRLDEIPDDEDLDLIPPKSVNPTCMCCQATSSTACHIQ
- the Fam219a gene encoding protein FAM219A isoform X2; translated protein: MMEEIDRFQVPTAHSEMQPLDPAAASISDGDCDAREGESVAMNYKPSPLQVKLEKQRELARKGSLKNGSMGSPVNQQPKKNNVMARTRLVVPNKGYSSLDQSPDEKPLVALDTDSDDDFDMSRYSSSGYSSAEINQDLNIQLLKDGYRLDEIPDDEDLDLIPPKSVNPTCMCCQATSSTACHIQ
- the Fam219a gene encoding protein FAM219A isoform X1, translated to MMEEIDRFQVPTAHSEMQPLDPAAASISDGDCDAREGESVAMNYKPSPLQVKLEKQRELARKGSLKNGSMGSPVNQQPKKNNVMARTRLVVPNKGYSSLDQSPDEKPLVALDTDSDDDFDMSRYSSSGYSSAEQINQDLNIQLLKDGYRLDEIPDDEDLDLIPPKSVNPTCMCCQATSSTACHIQ
- the Fam219a gene encoding protein FAM219A isoform X6, with product MMEEIDRFQDPAAASISDGDCDAREEKQRELARKGSLKNGSMGSPVNQQPKKNNVMARTRLVVPNKGYSSLDQSPDEKPLVALDTDSDDDFDMSRYSSSGYSSAEQINQDLNIQLLKDGYRLDEIPDDEDLDLIPPKSVNPTCMCCQATSSTACHIQ